The window TTCTCGGTCGACCGCATCCACGATGGCCGTTCGTTCTCGACCCGGCGCACCCAGGCGTTCCAGAACGGTGTGCCGATCTTCTCGATGATCGCCTCGTTCGAGGTGGAATCGCCCGGCCTCGACCACCAGGTGCCCATGCCCGCCGGGCTTCCGGCACCCGAAGAGCTGCCACCGGCGGATACGACGTCAGAGGCCGTGGTTTCGCTCGACCGTCACGACGCGTGGGATCGGCCCGTCGAACACCGGCACGTTCCCGCCGATGCCTACGGCGCCGCTCCCGGCGAGCCGACGCTGCGGCACGCGGTGTGGATGCGCACCCCCAGCCGCCTGCCCGACGACCCCGCGCTGCACCGGGCGACCCTCGTGTACATGACCGATATGACGGTGCAAGAGACGGTGCTGCGCGCCCACGGGGTGTCGTGGTCGACGCCCGGTCTGAAGCTGGCCAGCCTCGACCACGCCATGTGGTGGCACCGCGACGGCCGCGCCGACGAGTGGCTGCTGTACGTGCAGGAGTCGCCGAGTGCCCGCGGCGGACGCGGGCTCACGCAGGGTCGCATCTATTCGCGCGACGGAGTGCTGCTGGCATCGGTCGCGCAGGAGATCATGGTGCGTGTGCCGAGCTGAGCCTCAGCGCCGGTGCGCGTAGGTGATCGCCGGGCCCCGGTAGGGCTCCCAGGCCTCGCGCTCGGCGGGTGAGAGTCGCAGCGGACGCCCGGAGGCGGCATCCACCTTCACGACGACCGTGGTCGCCCGGGCATAGACCTGCTGCGCCTGGCCGGCCGGCGTCGTCTCCCGTGGCGCACACACCTCGTAGCAGACCTCGATCGAGCTGCCGGCC is drawn from Microbacterium protaetiae and contains these coding sequences:
- a CDS encoding acyl-CoA thioesterase yields the protein MTDAASVDPVETLLTVLDLASSDARTTEDIFVGASQRMPHGRVYGGQVLAQSIVAAQRTVDVDRHAHSLHGYFLRPGDATQPITFSVDRIHDGRSFSTRRTQAFQNGVPIFSMIASFEVESPGLDHQVPMPAGLPAPEELPPADTTSEAVVSLDRHDAWDRPVEHRHVPADAYGAAPGEPTLRHAVWMRTPSRLPDDPALHRATLVYMTDMTVQETVLRAHGVSWSTPGLKLASLDHAMWWHRDGRADEWLLYVQESPSARGGRGLTQGRIYSRDGVLLASVAQEIMVRVPS